The stretch of DNA GGCGCGTATGATCCGGGTCGCGTCCAGGATATTGATCGCACGGTCCGGCACAACGTCGCCCAGAGACGTCGTAACCGGATCTATTCCGGACATTCCGCCGGCAACCCGCAGGACCAGGGCTGCGTCGCGTACTGTCACGGCGCCATCCATGTCCACGTCGCCCGCGCCGGGATGCGGATCGACCGTAACCCAGTTGTCGAAGATAACATCGTCGCTGGCCGACGAACCAATTCCGGGCACGTTACCGGGAGTCTGAGGGCCGGATGCGGAGCCCCACCACTGGCCGGACGCGTCTACCGGCACCACATCCGCGTTGTAAACACCGAAGACGCCATTGTCGATCGTGTTCGAATCGGGGCCGACGCCGAATACCGTGGAACCGGAAACAACGTGAATGGCAGCGTCCGTGGGCTGGTCGCCGCCGTCCGAGAAAAACCGCGAGCGCGAAAGAGTGATTGAACCGCCGTCGATAAACACGCCACTGGAATTGGATCCGCTGACTTCGCAGCTCGTGAGCGAGAGCTGCGGCGCGATGGTGGATGGGCCGAGAACGCGTACCATTCCGGTCACATCGCCCGGCCCCGCGGCGCCTCCGCCTCGGATGTTGCAACTCGTGAGGGTCGCTTGTCCCGTAGCCGAAACGACGATCCCGCCCCATGGCCCGGTCGTGGCGTCGGAGGGGATCAGGTATATCGGGAACGTGTCGCTGCCGATCGCGCTGAGCGTGCCGTCAACGAGCAGGGATGCGCCCGGCGCGAAACGCACCTGGATGCCGCCGTGGATCCGCAGCGTTACGCCCGCCGGCACGTGGCAGTCACCGATCGCGATGACGGGGCTCATCAGCAGCGTCCAGTCGCCGCCAACGTCCCCGCTGACGGTACTGCCCTTCGCGGGCCTGGTGCACGTAACCAGAGTCAGCGCAGTCAACGCCGCTGTAAGGGGCCGTAAGGCTTTCAATAGTCCCGCCATTCAGGATTCTCAGTGCGTCTCAATCGGGGCAGATACGCGCAACGGGGGCCTGACCGGGAAATCCCAGGCCAATTCAAGTGTATCACACGAAGGCATTTTCCGTATAGGATTCATTACCGATCAACCGACGTTGCCGGCGTGCTTCATGCCCCATGAGCAAGAGAGCACAAAGCACGCCAACTTCAACGTTCGGATGACGCACTCAGGCGGGTGTGGGTTCCAGGTCCTCGAGGCCCGTCACGTCATCCGGCGGGGGCGGAGGCATCGGGCGCTTCGGATAGGAATCGCCCGAGGATCCCGGGACCAGGAACGGGCGCAGCAGGTCTATCGGCAGCGGGAACAGCGTGGTGCTGTTGTTCTCGGTCGCTACTTCGGCGACCGTCTGAAGGTACCGCAGTTGGATAGTGATGGGGTTCTGAGCCATTGTGTCCGCGGCCTGAAGCAATTTGGCCGCGGCTTGGAACTCGCCCTCCGCGTTGATGATTTTCGCGCGGCGTTCGCGTTCCACTTCGGCCTGGCGGGCCATGGCCCGCCGCATGCTCTCCGGCAGCACCACATCCCGAACTTCCACGGTGGTGATCTTCACGCCCCACGGTTCCGTTTGCTCATCCAGAACCACTTGCAGGCGCGCGTTGATATCGTCACGCTTGGCCAGGAGTTCGTCCAGTTCGCTCTGGCCGATGGTGCTCCGCAGGTTGGTCTGCGCGATCAGGGCCGTAGCGCGGACGAAAGACTCCACCTTGGTAATGGCGAACGCGGGGTCCACCACCTGGAAGTAGACGACAGCGTCAACGGCGACGGGCACGTTGTCCTTCGTCATCGTATCCTGCTTCGGCACGTCCATGGTGACAATTCGCAGATCCACACGGACCATTCGCTCGATGTATGGAATCAGGATGATCAGGCCGGGTCCGCGAACCCCCACGAGGCGGCCAAGGCGGAACACGACCGCTCGCTCGTACTCCTGAGTGATGCGGAGCATCGGGCCCACGACAAACAGCAAGAGAATAACGCCTACGATCAGATAGGCGTTGAATGGGGTCTCCATCAGGTCCTGCCTCCTTGCGTACAGATTTGCTTTGGGATACCGGCGTCTAGCGGATGGGCTTCACCGTGAGGGTCAGCCCGTCGATTCCAACCACCTCCACCGTTCGCCCTTTGTCGATGGCGTCGGCGCAGACCGCCTTCCAAAGGGCGCCTTCGAAGAGCACGCGGCCCGGCGACCCGGGCTCGATCGGCGTCCGGGCCACGGCCGTCTTGCCCGCGATCGCCTCCCGGCCCATCGCCGCGGGACGGAACCGTGTCCGCACCGCCAACGTGATTAGCACCAGGAAGAAGGCGGTGGTGGTTATCGTCGCGCCGGCGATGAGTGCGGGCGAGACCGTTCCGAGAGGGCTCCGAACCAGCATCAGCGAACCGAAAACGAATGCCACGACGCCACCGAATGCCAGCGTGCCATGAGCCGCCATCACCGCGTCTCCGATGAACAAGCCGACCGCCAGAACGATCAACAACAGTCCGGCGACATTGACCGTCAAAATGGCCATCGAATAGAAAGCCAGCACCGCGCATATCGCGCCGGCAACCCCCGGAAAAACCGCCCCCGGGTGGCTCAGTTCCGCGATGAGCCCGTAGATGGCGACGAGCATCAGGATGTATCCCACGTTGGGGTTGGCCAACAGATGGAGCACACCGAGGCGGAACGGCATGTCGTCCACCTCGACGCGCGCTGCCGACAGAGACAGCGCGTTTCCCCTCACCTTCCGGCCGTCCAGTTTCCGCAGCAGTTCGCCGATGTCCGAGGCCTTCACGTCCGCCAGGCCAAGCCTCAGGGCTTCGTCGACCGTTGTGGATGTGGCGCTCGTGACGATCTGCTGCGCCCATTTCGCCGGGCGATGACGCTGAACGGCCAGCGCCCGGGCGCGGGCGGCCGAATCGTTGACGATTTTGCGGGACAGGTCCTTGCCCGTGAGACCGTCGATGGGAGTGGCGGCGCCGATATTCGTGGCGGGCGCCATCGCGATCAGGTCGGCGGACAGGGCGATGACCGCACCGGCGCTGGCGGCGCGCGCCCCGGGAGGCGTCACAAACACGCAGACGGGGACGCGGCTGGCGAGAAGGCGCTGAACGATGGACTCCATTGAGTCCACCAGGCCGCCGGGGGTGTCCATCTGGATGACAACCAGGACGCTATCGGGGCTGTCGTTCGCGGCGCGGACGCCGAGGTCCACATATTCCGCGGTGGCGGGGTCGATTCCGCCGTTGACGTTCAGCACGCGAACGGTGGCCGCGCGCGCAGATGCGGATAGCGCGAGGAGCATCAGGGTAAACAGGAACGACCGCATGGCAGACCCCCCCTTCAACGCAAATGATACACCCTGGTGAGCGATCATGGCGAGTTGCCTCAAGCCGCGGGTCCAGTGTCGGATCGGGTGTCGGCAATTCCGGGCCCCGCCGGCGTGCTAGAATCCGTACGGAAGCACTCACACGGAGGTCAGGGACTTGAAGAGGATCGGGATCATCGGAGCGGGCGGAATCGCCAACAAACATGCGGGCGCGTGGGCAGGCGTTGAAGGCGCTCAAATCGTAGCCGTAGCCGATCCGGACGCGGAACGCGTCTCCGCGCTTGCCGAACGCACCGGCGCCAAAGCGTATCCATCGGTCGAGGCGATGCTCGCGGACGTCACGATCGACGCGGCCGACATCTGTGTGCCAACGCTTCAGCACATTCCCGTCGCCATGGCCTGCCTCGCGGCGCGGATCCCAACCATCATCGAGAAACCCATGGCGCGCACCGTCGCCGACGCCCGCGCGCTCGTTGATGCGTACAATTCCGCCGGCGTGCCCCTTGCGCCCGCGCACGTC from Armatimonadota bacterium encodes:
- a CDS encoding dockerin type I repeat-containing protein, with amino-acid sequence MAGLLKALRPLTAALTALTLVTCTRPAKGSTVSGDVGGDWTLLMSPVIAIGDCHVPAGVTLRIHGGIQVRFAPGASLLVDGTLSAIGSDTFPIYLIPSDATTGPWGGIVVSATGQATLTSCNIRGGGAAGPGDVTGMVRVLGPSTIAPQLSLTSCEVSGSNSSGVFIDGGSITLSRSRFFSDGGDQPTDAAIHVVSGSTVFGVGPDSNTIDNGVFGVYNADVVPVDASGQWWGSASGPQTPGNVPGIGSSASDDVIFDNWVTVDPHPGAGDVDMDGAVTVRDAALVLRVAGGMSGIDPVTTSLGDVVPDRAINILDATRIIRAAVGLDPLH
- a CDS encoding SPFH domain-containing protein, with product METPFNAYLIVGVILLLFVVGPMLRITQEYERAVVFRLGRLVGVRGPGLIILIPYIERMVRVDLRIVTMDVPKQDTMTKDNVPVAVDAVVYFQVVDPAFAITKVESFVRATALIAQTNLRSTIGQSELDELLAKRDDINARLQVVLDEQTEPWGVKITTVEVRDVVLPESMRRAMARQAEVERERRAKIINAEGEFQAAAKLLQAADTMAQNPITIQLRYLQTVAEVATENNSTTLFPLPIDLLRPFLVPGSSGDSYPKRPMPPPPPDDVTGLEDLEPTPA
- a CDS encoding nodulation protein NfeD, with the protein product MRSFLFTLMLLALSASARAATVRVLNVNGGIDPATAEYVDLGVRAANDSPDSVLVVIQMDTPGGLVDSMESIVQRLLASRVPVCVFVTPPGARAASAGAVIALSADLIAMAPATNIGAATPIDGLTGKDLSRKIVNDSAARARALAVQRHRPAKWAQQIVTSATSTTVDEALRLGLADVKASDIGELLRKLDGRKVRGNALSLSAARVEVDDMPFRLGVLHLLANPNVGYILMLVAIYGLIAELSHPGAVFPGVAGAICAVLAFYSMAILTVNVAGLLLIVLAVGLFIGDAVMAAHGTLAFGGVVAFVFGSLMLVRSPLGTVSPALIAGATITTTAFFLVLITLAVRTRFRPAAMGREAIAGKTAVARTPIEPGSPGRVLFEGALWKAVCADAIDKGRTVEVVGIDGLTLTVKPIR